AGGCACGTGCAAATATTTCGGGGATGTGATCACCTTCGATACCACCTTTTATAGCAATAGGTACGTCAAGTTATAATTACGCAATCCTGTTTTTTATTATGTTTGCATGTGTTAATATAAGGGTTATTTTTTTGCATGTGTGATTGGGCATTGTCTAGggtttttttcttcattttgtttgtttgttaagTGTGTGATGTAAATGCATGTGATAATGACTAGGTTTTGTGATGTAAATGCATGTGATAATGACTAGGGTTATGTTTTTATTTTCGGTGTAGGGTATCCCGTGATCATGTGATAATATTTTTCCATGACATAATGAGTAGCTAATTTTCTAGGGTTATGcaatatttattacttatttgaATAAATTACCTAATGTACTAGGTGCCGTATTCCATTTGCTCCTTTTGTTGGCATTAACCATCATGGGAAACCGACTGTATTCGATGTCGCCTTAATCTCACATGAAGACACTGAAACTTTTGTTTGGGTGTTTGAGGAATGGTTGAAGTGCATGGGAAAGCCTCCCAAGGGCATTTTAACCGATCAAGATAAGGCAATATGTAGAGAAATAAGCATAGTCTTCCCCCGTGTTCCACACAGGCTTTGTTTGTGGCACATGCTACAGAATGGCTCTCGGAATCTCGGCAAGCTTGTTGAGTGGAAAAGCATTGATACACTCATTAGAACAGCGGTGCATGATATGCTCGATCCTGATGAGTTTTATGAGGCTTGGTGTCTTGTGATGGATAAATATAACCAACGAGGTAAGGGGTGGATGCGGGATGCATACGATAACCGTCGGCAATGGGCCCCAACATACAACAGAGGCACATTTTGGGCTGGAATGTCATCTACGCAGAGAATTGAAGGTATGGATCGTTACATCAAAATTCATGTAGACCTAGAATGTGGATTAGTCCAGTTTATTAAAAAGTATGAGTTTTGTATGAAGATAAAGGCAGAGGAAGAGAAGGAGGATAATTTGAAAAGTATAGATATGCCTCCTCAACTTGATGTTGATAAGAGTGTGTTAGCTGAGTATGTGTTCCATAAGGTTTACACAAACGAGATGTTTGCTGCTGTAGTGAATGAGCGTAAAGGTTTAACCCACACAAACGTGACAAAAATCGTTGCACTAGTGTAACTTGTATTGTATAGAGCAAATGAGAAACTAACATCCCCTCATTGGAGGAAAAGGTTTAAGAGCTACAACGTTAAAATGGATAAGGTTAAAGGGGAGTTAAGTTGTTCATGTTAGTTGTTTGAATTCACAGGTATTTTATGTAGGCACATACTCAAAGCCATGGATGTGGAGGATTTTCAATTTATACCAGAGAAATATATACTAGATAGATGGAGGAACCAAGTTAGGTCACACGAGAGCGTTAAGGTTTCATACTATGATCCGGAAGAATCAAAATGGCTAGCAAAAGCTAAAGAGCTTACTCAAAGGCATAATTATTTGAAAGAATTAGCCATGCATAATGATGTTGCCTACAAGTTGTATACGAAAACTACTGATATTGTTAGGATGAAAATAGAGTATGCGGTGGGTATACGAAAGACTGGTGATGAAGGTGATAATTCTATTTGTTGGTGGGATCCCGATGCACGTAATGTGTTTGGTCGTCGTAGGTTACGATCAAGAGGGTGTAATGAGTGTGCTCTAAAAAGGACAGTTCAACCTGCTAAAGATGGTGTGATTAAAACCCCCATTGATAAGAGGCATGTTGGTCGGTAAAAAAAAGGACCTTGTTCAATCTATGACAAATCTAAGAAGAAACAAGCATGTACTCACGCCGAGATTGCAGCTAATGAGGTATTTTTGTCTTATgttgatattttatttttatttgtttattaatgCGGCGAATATAATGCATTCTGTTTATGGTAATTATAGGAACTTATTAGGTCCACTTATGGTAATATACCAAGCTACTGCGATAGGAAAGAACATGCAAACAACGTTCACGACCCACGTGTACATCTTTCGTACAATATACCTGTGTTAGAAGACATTCCTGAAACTTCTCAAATAAATTTGTCCGAATATATATCTCAAACTTTCGATTACGATACCTTTGAATGGCGGACACGACTCGGAGGTCGGGTGCCATGTAGTTGTTGTTATATTAAagacttatttttattaattaggtACCCTATTATGTACGCGAAGGAATGATTACTATGCTTTATATCAGTTAGTTTTTTGAATcacaaaaaatttatatttaacaatataatataatttaattcaatatcATAACATAATCTGGAAGATTTAACAAAAATacgaaagggggggggggggggaatgggCAGGGCAGTGTAATTTATAGCGCGCTTGACCGGAATCGAACCTCAGTAACCATTGTGATGTGAGGCCAAAGCCATTGACCTTGGTGTTCAATGTTTCTATATATCCTTTAATTCAGTTCATATTTGTAGTTGAGTACACAAAACATTGATTAAAATATCGTACAAATGACAATGATTTGTACACTCATACATTAATTTTTACAAAGATTTGTTTTATAACTCTGACCTGAACAaagtatttattttttacaaatacATGTTCTTTATTAATTCCAAATGAGAAAATGTCTTTGACTGACACATTATCTAAAACGGAATATTCTTTTTAATCAAGAAACAAATAAAGTACTAGCACAATTCAATACTCACAAAATATTATTGTTCTTCATCTGATTAATTTGTTGTCCTGGATGGAAAAGTGTACACTGTTACTAGCGCAAAAGAACACAAAAGTGTTGGGACAAAGCTTCCcctcatacaaaatattttacTATGGTCCATAATGATGCATATAGAAACACATTTTGTACATCTGATGTCATACAACTAGTGGTATTAAACAACTAGTTGTATATTTTTTGAAGACCTAGCAAATCAAGGACCTCCCTGACCTTGATTGTGTTGTTGTCACTGCATACAAGACGTCCAAGAATATACTTCCGTGTAGCTTTGTCTCTCTTCTTATAACACTGTCAATTGTaataaaatatgtcataagttcTTGCATTCATAAGAGTATACTGTAACAAATGTAATATATGCTAACTCGTACCTTCATCCACGTAGTAACAACCTCTACCGAGGAAAACAAAAAAACCATACACAATATTCCCCTGTCCTCTTTGCTTTTTTGCTTTGGATGATGAACAACCATGCCAATGGTGGCGTCGCCAAAATTCCATGCAATATGTTCAAAGCCGATCATTGGTTGCAATTTTATAAACACGTGAGCATGTAAAAAACTATACTCATCATTGGACTGCTATATAATATCTTTAGTTCTACAAAGCAGGAAGTATGCTTAAAGTATGATTGGAACTTTACCAAAATGTCGACATATGTCTTAGTAAAAGTCCGTATGCGGCTCAATGCTCGGGTCATATGGAAACAGAGTTATTTTGGAAGTGACACATTGGTTTGGAAATTCTGGTTGAAATCTAATCACAAACCACTGGCCCTTATGATAAAGCGGGACGTATAACTGCGTAGTTATCAATTGTCTATACATTAGTCAAGTGTCAATTGTCTAGTTCCGGTATTGTGAAAGAATTGACTCTACCTTACGAATTTCCTTCATAACAAACCCTTTCTCAACGTCAGATATGATGTTGTTTGCCGTTGATGTAAGCAGTTCAACAAAATTAGGTCCATCGGTTCCCATACTGATCATCTCATCCTGTAACAATTTTAAAATTGTCTGACTAAATCATATTGAAAAGAACAACCAAATGACAATAATGTgtacatgaaggaaataatgcccttggtccaagtatgcatttaatgttaagtctaataaatgcggttcagtattaattaacaagttaatagttcagtgagatcaagtgagctgaatgcctagctagaggccgcttcagttcaagtggaattaatgatattaatccacagcttactcttgactgaacccgtagggtcacacaaatagtacgtaaacggatcaagtatttaatggaattaaatactccatctatgaatattcggaatcgacgaatcttggtttcagtgggagctgagatcgtcaaaggcaagaaatgaatactccggaaacgatgatattgccggaaacggaaatatggatcgtatcggaaatataaatattatccaagtcgtagatgttgccggaaacggtaacatggtacgtatcggaaaatattatcggaaatggaaatattgccggaatcggaaatattgccggaaacggaaatattgtcagaatcggaaatattatcggaatcggaaaataattccggaaacggaaatattaaatatttgttcgaaacggaaattaattccggaatcggaaatattaaatattgttcgtatcggaaatgaattccggaatcgagaatttaatcggaagcgtatcgtacgaattagcatcggacgaggcctgccagacgaaggcccagcacgaagttgggccatcgcccaacaagccgaagcgcaacaaacacacgccagccattccaggcccagtgcaaggccaggcccagcaaaggccaaggcacgcgcgcgcgggctgatgctcatgggctgcgagcagcgccagctcgtgtgggccgcaaggcctgcgcgggttttGTGCGATGCTCAtgctcgtgcaacgtttgtgtttcaatacaaatcctaaagctaatggaatttgttctatgattaaatcctaatcctaataaagatagaatttgtttaatagagttttaataagattctaattaagtaaattagtatcctaataagattccaagtccttttccataactctataaataggttcctagggtcacatatttatatcgagaattgaagtattcaaaggtaagattttcaagcaaaaatcagccacaaacacttgccctattagccgaagtTTAtattaccttaagggcgattctagttggtcaagcttaaggcggatccggacgtgctgtggactatctacggagggacgacacttggagtcataATGAGtggttcttgttcggttcgggcgcagctagggagggcacgctacaaagtgtatgcatctgaattatgctaaatgattatgtgtaaataatatgtttcctggctttatggtttttccgcatgatttatgtttattcatatgtatcataacctaacagtggtatcacgagcctcttattattttcataatctaaattgcatgaacatggttaaattttacaaatttgcaaagaattaaaggggtgattaattttcgtaattaattgcaaattgcgtttatttaattatatgtacgcagtttttcggcagaattcccaaattcgaagcctaattatgacttttcggaggttttagtttttcgaacgcaaaagtttttaaatttaagatgttacattgaatatttgcgattcttgttgataaatcttgagtttttgattgacctacaatatatgtttaacaattatgaatgcctagacttgttaattatacaacctaatttgtaattatgattaatttgttgaaattcgaataatttagaattgatttgatttcataattaattaataatttaattaggtacccatgattaaaatccaccataaaaattgttaatttatgttcaattttaaatttttatgacctagatttgaatccatgttaatcggaaattaattgattaataaatttcgatttttcgcccaaaaattttgaaattaatatgatttattaatttgtcattaattttaaattaaaaattttaa
This Spinacia oleracea cultivar Varoflay chromosome 6, BTI_SOV_V1, whole genome shotgun sequence DNA region includes the following protein-coding sequences:
- the LOC110804879 gene encoding protein FAR1-RELATED SEQUENCE 5-like, yielding MTFNKKDMRNAKAVERRKPMFEKGDVAGLEEYFKALRELNGDFYSSMQRDEDGVLKNAFWSDARSRGTCKYFGDVITFDTTFYSNRCRIPFAPFVGINHHGKPTVFDVALISHEDTETFVWVFEEWLKCMGKPPKGILTDQDKAICREISIVFPRVPHRLCLWHMLQNGSRNLGKLVEWKSIDTLIRTAVHDMLDPDEFYEAWCLVMDKYNQRGKGWMRDAYDNRRQWAPTYNRGTFWAGMSSTQRIEGMDRYIKIHVDLECGLVQFIKKYEFCMKIKAEEEKEDNLKSIDMPPQLDVDKSVLAEYVFHKVYTNEMFAAVVNERKGLTHTNVTKIVALV